The region CGATATATTTTAAACCATCAGGTCCGTGGTAAACTGCATACATTCCTGCCATCACAGCCAGTAAAACCTGTGCAGTACAAATGTTTGAAGTCGCTTTATCGCGTTTAATATGTTGTTCCCTGGTTTGAAGGGCCATTCTCAAAGCATGATTTCCATCAATATCTTTGGTTACCCCAATAATTCTTCCGGGAAGATTTCTTTTATATTCTTCTTTAGTAGCAAAATAAGCTGCGTGTGGCCCACCATATCCTAAGGGAATTCCAAAACGTTGGGTGGTACCAACAACCACATCTACACCAAGTTCTCCCGGTGCCTGTAGTTTAACCAAACTCAAAATATCGGCAGCAACAGCTACTTTTATCTCGGCATCTTTACATTTTGAAACAAAATCGGTATAGTCAAATACCTGTCCGTATTTGCCGGGATATTGTACTAAAGCTCCAAAGAATTTATCACTAAAATCAAATTCTTCGTGATTGCCAACCACTAGCTCGATTCCCATAAAATCGGCACGCGTTTTAATAAGATCTATGGTTTGCGGTAACGCCTGTTCAGAAACAAAGAATTTATTTACTTCGTCTTTCTTCTGCTTGCGATCGCGAACAGCGAATAAAAGTCCCATAGCTTCTGCCGCTGCGGTAGATTCATCTAAAAGCGAGGCATTGGCAATTTCCATTCCGGTAAGATCGCTTACCATAGTTTGGAAATTTAATAAAGCTTCCAGTCTTCCCTGGGCAATTTCAGCCTGGTAAGGCGTGTAGGCCGTATACCAACCCGGATTTTCCAAAATATTTCGTTGAATCACCGCCGGTAATATTCCCTGGTGGTAACCAAGACCTATATAGGTTTTAAAAACCTTGTTTTTAGCAGCTAGTTTACCAATATGCTCGGCATACTGATTTTCGCTAAGTGCAGAAGGTAAATTTAAGGGTGATTTTAAACGAATATCGTCGGGGATGGTTTCGTATATTAACTGTTCTAACGAATCTACACCAATGGTGTCCAACATTGCCTGGAGATTGCTTTCTCTGGGGCCAATATGGCGTAGGGCAAAAGAATCTGTTCTCATTAAAATAAAGTTGTGTTTTGAGCTGCAAAAGTACATATTTTAAACGTAATTTTTTAGTGATTAGGCGTATACACTTGTTAAGATTTATGACGTCAGTTTTGGTTGCGGGAAGAATGATTAATTTAGCAGGATGCAGCGTTTTAAAAATATATTAGATTTCTATATAAATAGTAGTCTGCACGTGGCTTTGGCGGTGGTTTCATTAAGCTTAATAAGCTTCCTGGAATTCAATATTGAAATTGATAAAAACCTGCTATTTTTTATTTTCTTCGGAAGCATTACCGGTTATAATTTTGTGAAGTATGCCGGCATCGCTAAACTGTATCACGCCAGCCTTGCCCGAAACCTAAAATTGATACAGATTTTCTCCTTTTTTTGCTTCGTGGCTTTTTTGTATTTTGCATTTCAGCAGGAATTAAAAATACTTTTAGCTTCCGCTATTTTAGGCATTTTCACTTTACTTTATGCGATTCCTTTAGGAAGAAATAGGCAAAATCTTAGAAATATTGGTGGTATTAAGATTTTTATTATCGCCGTTGTTTGGGCGGGAGTGACCGCAATTTTACCGTTGATGGAGCAAGCTGCTGTAAAAGAGATTAGCATCACATTTTTTCAGCGTTTTTTCTTTGTGATTGCTATAACGCTTCCGTTTGAGATAAGGGATTTGAAGTTCGATTCTGGGGATTTAAATACTATTCCGCAGCAAATTGGAATAGTAAATACTAGAAAAATCGGTTATGTATTATTGGGAATTATAATATTCCTGGAATTACTGAAATCTTATTTTTCAATAATCAACTTAATTGCTTTAAGCCTTACCTTATTGGTTTCGGCATATTTTATAAAAGCGGCACGGATAGATCAGGGAACTTATTATTCAGCTTTTTGGGTGGAAGGAATTCCGGTGTTTTGGCTTTTAGTTTGGTTGCTGGCTAAGATTCTCCTTTAGCCATTTCTTTTTCAATGCTGTTTTTCCAGGCCTTTTTTTCTTCTTCAGAACAAGTTTTAAGCTTAGATTTTTTTATTAAATGAGTGAGTTTGGTGTTTTTTGAAGTGTACTTGCGGCAGGGTCTGCATAAAAGCAAGTGCATGAGCATTGAGATTTTCTCGCGTGTTCCAGCCTCGTTATATTGGCTTTTGTCGCAGCAATTTTCTGCTTTTGAACAGTCAAAAATGAAAAATTTTCTTTTCGGCATAACTTAGAACCAGTTTTTTTCAAGGCATGCGGCCAATGCGGTGCGTGCCCTGTGAATGATTACCCAAAGGTTAGACGGACTAATATTGAATTCTTTACATACGGCCTCAGTATCAGCCTCATCAATGGTTTTCATCTTAAAGATGGCGGCGTGTTTTTCGTTTATTTGATCGAGACACTCTAAAATAGCCATTCCCAACTCGGTGTTTTCCATTTCATCCTCGGCAGTACGATCAAAAGCATCTGCTACCTGTTCTTCCATCCAATCACCATTATTTTCAGAATCTGAATAATTGATACGAACTTCAGCCTGACCTTTTATAGAGTTTATCTTTCGGTAATAATCTATGATTTTTCGTTTTAAAATGGAAATAAGCCAGGTGCGCTCTGTGGCTCTTCCTTCAAAATTATCTTTAGAATTAAGGCCTGCAAGAAAAGTTTCAGAAATTAAATCGTTTGCCACCTCGCGATCGTTAACCCTAACAATAGCGTAATTAAACAGGTAGTCTGAATACTTATCCACCCATTTTGTAGGATCGAGTTTATGAGTTGGCATAGGCTTGCTTCAAGATCAAATCAAAATTAACAAAAGTATTTGACATTATAAGTTATAGATCTTATAAGGTTTTAGGCAAAACAATGTTTGATTAAATAGTCTAAGATTTTCGTCAAGCTGAACTTGTTTCAGCTTCTAACATGTTAGATCCTGAAACAAGTTCAGGATGACGATTATTTCAGATAGCCTCTTTATTAATATTATTTCTCAATTAATCCGGCACGTTTTAATAAGGCATCGGGTTTGGGTTCTTTTCCTCGGAATTTCTTATAAAGCGTCATCGGGTGATCTGTACCGCCCTGGGAAAGTATATTTGTCTTGAATTTATTCGCAACTTCCCTGCTAAAGATCCCGTTTTGCTGAAAATATTCAAAGGTATCGGCATCTAATACTTCTGCCCATTTATAGGAATAATAACCTGCAGAATAACCGCCCTGGAAGATATGAGAAAAAGCTGTACTCATACAATTTTCGGCAACATTAGGAAATAATTTTGTGTGTTCAAAAGCTTTGTTTTCGTTTACTTTTACATCGTTAATTGCTGAAGGATCTAATCCGTGCCAGCTCAAATCCAACATTCCAAAACTCAATTGTCTTACTGTGGCCATTCCTTCCTGGAAATTAGCCGATTCTTTTATTTTCTGAACCAGTTCCATAGGAATTACTTCCCCGGTTTCGTAATGTTTAGCGAACAACTGAAGCGCTTCTTTTTCATAACACCAGTTTTCTAATAACTGACTTGGAAGTTCTACGAAATCCCAATAAACATTTGCACCCGATAAACTTGGATATTCAGTATCTCCCAACATCCCGTGTAGCGCGTGGCCAAATTCGTGAAAAAGCGTGGTAACTTCATTAAAAGTTAATAATGAAGGTTGTTTTTTAGAAGGTTTGGTGAAGTTGCAAACAATAGAAATATGTGGCCTTTCTTCCTCGCCATCCTTCTTGTATTGCGATTTGTAACCCGTCATCCAGGCGCCATCTCTTTTTCCAGGTCTTGGATGAAAATCGGCATAAAACAGAGCCATCTCTTTATTATTCTCATCAAGTACCTGGTAGGTTTTTACATCTTCATGATATTTATCTACGTCAAAAACTTCTTTAAAACTCAAGCCGTAAAGTTTTTGTGCAACAGTAAATACACCGTCTATCACATTCTCAAGTTTGAAATAAGGTTTCAGTTTTTCGTCATCGAGATTAAATAATTTCTGCTTTAATTTTTCGCTGTAAAAAGCTGCATCCCATTTTTGTAACTGGTCGATTCCGTCCAGTTCTTTTGCGAAATTTTTTAATTCTGCAAATTCACGTTCGGCGGCAGGTTTTGCTTTTTCAAGAATTTCCTCTAAAAAGTTGTTTACTTTTTCGGGAGTTTCAGCCATACGCTCTTCTAGAACAAAATGTGCATGGGTTTTATAACCTAAAAGTTGAGCGCGCTGGTATCTTAGTTTAGCAATTTGCAACACATTTTCCTGGTTGTCTAACTTATCGCCGTGGAATCCTTTAGAACCAAAAGCAAGTGCCATTTTCTTGCGCAGTTCCCTGTTTTCGGCATATTTCATAAAAGGAAGATAGCTGGGGTATTCTAAGGTGAAGATCCAGCCTTCTTTTTCTTTGGAAGCTGCTACTTGCGCAGCTTCTTCTTTAAAACTTTCCGGTAGGCCTTTTAAATCATTTTCATCGGTAAGATGTAATTCGAATTTATTGGTCTCTGCAAGTACATTTTGGCCAAAATCAAGGCTTAGTTTTGAAAGTTTTTTATCTATATCTCTAAGTTCGTTTTGCTTTTCAATTGGCAAATTGGCTCCGTTTCGAGAGAATGCCTTGTATTTTCGATCTAAAAGCGTTTTTTGCTCGGTATTCAGGTCAAGCTGGTCTTTCTTATTGTAAACCGATTTTACTTTTTCAAAAAGTGCTTTATTCAGAATAATATCATTTCTGAATTCTGATAAAAGCGGAGAAACTTCCTGTGCGATTTGCTGAATTTCTTCATTAGTTTCCGCAGAATTAAGATTGAAAAATATACTGGTTACTCTATCTAATTTTTCTCCTGAAAATTCTAAAGTTTCAATGGTATTTGGGAAAGTAGCTTCGTCTGCATTTGATGCAATAGCATTGATTTCTTCCCGAGCCATTTCTATAGCTTTTATTATAGCGGGTTTAAAATGCTCGTTTTCAATTTTTGAAAACGGAGCGTGATCAAATTCCTGTAAAAGTGGATTATTGTGAGTGGTCATTATCTCTTATTTATTTTAATGGTCTAATGTATTTATTAATCGTCGGGGGATCGAGCTACTAGCTGTTCTTAACCTAAATTTGACGTTTTTAATAACTTTTTTTAACACAAAACAGTATTTTTTATAAAAATAATGTATATTCGACGCTTAAATTATTGTAGTAGCTTAAAAGTTTTTTCTGGTTTAAATATTTAGAATGGTTAATAAATAATTTGTACAGATTTAGGTAAGTTTACTACAAAGAAAGCCACGTCGCAAGACGTGGCTTTTGTTATTTTTTCACCTTTTTAGCGCCTTCAATCACTTTTTCTTTAAGTCCTTCTTTATAGACTAAAATCTTATCTAAAGTGCATTTATCTGAAGTGCCAATAATTTGCGCCGCAAGTATTCCTGCGTTTTTAGCTCCATTAAGAGCTACTGTAGCAACTGGAACTCCGCCGGGCATTTGTAAAATAGATAAAACAGAATCCCAACCGTCTATCGAGTTGCTGGATTTCACCGGAACCCCAATAACTGGAAGCGGTGAGAGCGATGCAATCATTCCCGGCAGGTGAGCTGCGCCTCCGGCACCGGCTATAATTACTTTGATTCCGCGTTCGTGTGCGGTTTTTCCGTATTCAAATAATTTTTCTGGGGTGCGGTGAGCAGAAACGATATCTACTTCTACTTCCAGATCAAAACCTTCCAGGATATCTATCGCATCCTGCATTACCGGTAGATCACTGGTGCTTCCCATTATTACTGCTACTTTGCTCATAATTTTATGTTCAAAAAACTTCGAAAAGTTTATTATTTGGAAATAACTTTAATTGAATTCTTAACCTCTTCGGCTATTTTTCTTGCTTCAGCCAGGTCTTTGTTTACGATGGTTACGTGTCCCATTTTTCTAAAAGGGCGGGTGATTTTCTTACCGTAAATATGAGGCGTCACGCCGAGCATCTTCATTATTTTTTCAATATTCTCATAAACTACTTCACCTTCGTGAGCTGCATCGCCCACTAAATTTACCATAATTCCGCCGACTTTACTATCGGTTATTCCTAGCGGAAGATCTAAAATAGCACGAATATGTTGTTCGAACTGGTTAGTATAGCTTGCTTCAATACTGTAATGGCCGCTGTTGTGAGGTCTAGGCGCAACTTCGTTTACCAGGATTTCATCATTTTCTGTCTGGAACATTTCTACCGCCAGTAAACCAACATGCTCAAATGCTTCGGAAACTTTAACCGCGAGTTCCCTGGCTTTTGTTGCTACGGAATCTTCAATTCTTGCCGGGCAGATCACATATTCTACCTGGTTTGCCGTAGGATGAAATTCCATTTCTACCACAGGATAGGTTTTTACTTCACCTGAGGCCGATCTTGCAACGATTACCGCCAATTCATTTTTAAACGGAACAAGATTCTCAGCAATACATTCGGCATCTGGAAGATCGTTTAAAGCTTCTTTATTTTTTACAACCGAAACCCCTTTGCCATCATAGCCACCGGTAGTGCTTTTCCAAACAAAAGGAAAACTGATTTTGCTGTTTTCCAGAGCGGAAATTAGATCTTTCTTCGATGAAAAAACTTCAAAATCAGCGGTTGGGATTTGATGTTTTTTATAGAAATTCTTTTGAATTCCTTTATTCTGTATTTTCTCTAAAGTCTCAGCCGAGGGATAGGTTTTAATACCTTCCTGCGCCAATTGCTTTAAAGCCTCAATATTTACTCCTTCAATTTCAAAGGTGAGTACGTCAACTTTTCTTCCGAAGTTAAGAACGGTATCAAAATCCATTAGATCACCGGTCTCAAAATAATCGCAAGCAATTTTGCAGGGCGCTTCAGGATTTGGTTCCAAAACATTGGTTTGAATATCGTATTTACGAGTTTCGTAGAGCATCATTTTGCCTAACTGCCCGCCGCCAAGTATTCCTAATTTAAAGTTTGAAGAAAAATAATTGATCATGCCGTAAAAGTTTCAGCAAAAATAAATTTTTAGGTCAAGTTGTGCTATTATTCTTATGGAAATCTGGCAGTTTGGGTTATTAAGAATCCTTATCTTTGCTCTTTAAAATTTTTCAGATTTGATAAAACTACACGATTTAGAATTTGAGCCCTACATTTCAGAGGAAGAGATCAACGTGGCCATAGACAAAGTAGCCCAAAAGCTTAACGAAGATTATATGGGTGAAAATCCTATTTTTTTAGGGGTGCTTAACGGCTCCTTTATGTTTGCCAGTGAAGTGATTAAAAGATTTTCTGGAGATTGCGAGGTAAGTTTTGTGAAACTTGGTTCTTACGAAGGCACCAGAACTACCGGGAATGTAAAGACGCTTTTGGGATTAAACCAGTCACTGAAAG is a window of Salegentibacter salegens DNA encoding:
- a CDS encoding UbiA prenyltransferase family protein; the protein is MQRFKNILDFYINSSLHVALAVVSLSLISFLEFNIEIDKNLLFFIFFGSITGYNFVKYAGIAKLYHASLARNLKLIQIFSFFCFVAFLYFAFQQELKILLASAILGIFTLLYAIPLGRNRQNLRNIGGIKIFIIAVVWAGVTAILPLMEQAAVKEISITFFQRFFFVIAITLPFEIRDLKFDSGDLNTIPQQIGIVNTRKIGYVLLGIIIFLELLKSYFSIINLIALSLTLLVSAYFIKAARIDQGTYYSAFWVEGIPVFWLLVWLLAKILL
- a CDS encoding sigma-70 family RNA polymerase sigma factor, translating into MPTHKLDPTKWVDKYSDYLFNYAIVRVNDREVANDLISETFLAGLNSKDNFEGRATERTWLISILKRKIIDYYRKINSIKGQAEVRINYSDSENNGDWMEEQVADAFDRTAEDEMENTELGMAILECLDQINEKHAAIFKMKTIDEADTEAVCKEFNISPSNLWVIIHRARTALAACLEKNWF
- a CDS encoding M3 family metallopeptidase, which produces MTTHNNPLLQEFDHAPFSKIENEHFKPAIIKAIEMAREEINAIASNADEATFPNTIETLEFSGEKLDRVTSIFFNLNSAETNEEIQQIAQEVSPLLSEFRNDIILNKALFEKVKSVYNKKDQLDLNTEQKTLLDRKYKAFSRNGANLPIEKQNELRDIDKKLSKLSLDFGQNVLAETNKFELHLTDENDLKGLPESFKEEAAQVAASKEKEGWIFTLEYPSYLPFMKYAENRELRKKMALAFGSKGFHGDKLDNQENVLQIAKLRYQRAQLLGYKTHAHFVLEERMAETPEKVNNFLEEILEKAKPAAEREFAELKNFAKELDGIDQLQKWDAAFYSEKLKQKLFNLDDEKLKPYFKLENVIDGVFTVAQKLYGLSFKEVFDVDKYHEDVKTYQVLDENNKEMALFYADFHPRPGKRDGAWMTGYKSQYKKDGEEERPHISIVCNFTKPSKKQPSLLTFNEVTTLFHEFGHALHGMLGDTEYPSLSGANVYWDFVELPSQLLENWCYEKEALQLFAKHYETGEVIPMELVQKIKESANFQEGMATVRQLSFGMLDLSWHGLDPSAINDVKVNENKAFEHTKLFPNVAENCMSTAFSHIFQGGYSAGYYSYKWAEVLDADTFEYFQQNGIFSREVANKFKTNILSQGGTDHPMTLYKKFRGKEPKPDALLKRAGLIEK
- the purE gene encoding 5-(carboxyamino)imidazole ribonucleotide mutase; this translates as MSKVAVIMGSTSDLPVMQDAIDILEGFDLEVEVDIVSAHRTPEKLFEYGKTAHERGIKVIIAGAGGAAHLPGMIASLSPLPVIGVPVKSSNSIDGWDSVLSILQMPGGVPVATVALNGAKNAGILAAQIIGTSDKCTLDKILVYKEGLKEKVIEGAKKVKK
- a CDS encoding 5-(carboxyamino)imidazole ribonucleotide synthase, with protein sequence MINYFSSNFKLGILGGGQLGKMMLYETRKYDIQTNVLEPNPEAPCKIACDYFETGDLMDFDTVLNFGRKVDVLTFEIEGVNIEALKQLAQEGIKTYPSAETLEKIQNKGIQKNFYKKHQIPTADFEVFSSKKDLISALENSKISFPFVWKSTTGGYDGKGVSVVKNKEALNDLPDAECIAENLVPFKNELAVIVARSASGEVKTYPVVEMEFHPTANQVEYVICPARIEDSVATKARELAVKVSEAFEHVGLLAVEMFQTENDEILVNEVAPRPHNSGHYSIEASYTNQFEQHIRAILDLPLGITDSKVGGIMVNLVGDAAHEGEVVYENIEKIMKMLGVTPHIYGKKITRPFRKMGHVTIVNKDLAEARKIAEEVKNSIKVISK
- the hpt gene encoding hypoxanthine phosphoribosyltransferase yields the protein MIKLHDLEFEPYISEEEINVAIDKVAQKLNEDYMGENPIFLGVLNGSFMFASEVIKRFSGDCEVSFVKLGSYEGTRTTGNVKTLLGLNQSLKGRKVILLEDIVDTGNTLEEINKILLKEEVANYEVATLFYKPEAYKKEFNIKYRGIEIPNKFIVGYGLDYDGLGRNLTQVYKLK